One Coffea arabica cultivar ET-39 chromosome 5c, Coffea Arabica ET-39 HiFi, whole genome shotgun sequence DNA window includes the following coding sequences:
- the LOC140004359 gene encoding ribosomal RNA-processing protein 8 isoform X2 — MTEEERRGIINQQQRSRKRKRGKRHRRKQQVAGDSPPPSLEQTLNANTKNRSSPAAAVVKCNSKARIFSSSFLDKMKAKLSGGHFRMINEKLYTCTGQEAFNYFKEDPALFNMTPLDSSSVDVAVFCLSLMGTNYSSFILEAHRVLKPRGWLLIAEVKSRFDPSTGGADPNKFSKAICQLGFTALSKDFSNKMFILLYFKKKEDEKLNVNEIRWPGLKPCLYKRR, encoded by the exons ATGACGGAGGAGGAACGGCGAGGAATAATAAACCAACAGCAACGGAGCCGAAAACGGAAGAGGGGGAAGCGTCACCGCCGAAAGCAGCAGGTGGCCGGCGattctcctcctccttctctCGAGCAGACCCTTAACGCTAATACTAAGAATCGGTCTTCTCCAGCTGCTGCTGTTGTTAAGTGCAATTCCAAAGCAAGAATCTTCTCGTCTTCGTTCCTCGACAAG ATGAAAGCGAAGTTATCAGGAGGACACTTTCGCATGATTAATGAGAAACTCTACACTTGCAC TGGACAGGAGGCATTCAACTATTTCAAAGAAGATCCGGCATTGTTCAATATG ACTCCTCTTGATTCTTCATCCGTTGATGTTGCAGTATTTTGTCTCTCTTTGATGGGAACTAACTACTCAAGTTTTATTCTGGAAGCACACAGAGTTCTTAAGCCGCG TGGGTGGCTTTTGATTGCAGAAGTGAAGAGCAGGTTTGACCCCAGTACCGGCGGAGCAGatccaaacaaattttcaaaagcaataTGCCAACTGGGATTCACCGCCTTGTCAAAG GACTTCTCCAACAAAATGTTTATACTGCTATACTTCAAGAAAAAG GAAGACGAAAAGCTAAACGTAAATGAAATCAGATGGCCTGGACTGAAGCCATGTTTGTACAAGCGTCGATGA
- the LOC113722984 gene encoding putative glucose-6-phosphate 1-epimerase isoform X2 — translation MPVNMINDADGSPRVILSEPTGSTAEVLLYGGQVVSWKNERREELLFVTKKALWKPSKAVRGGIPIYFPQFANFGPLERHGFARNRLWSLDPSPSPLSPANNQSTVDLILRCTEDDLKAWPHRFELRLRISLSAGKLTLIPRVRNTDNKAFSFTFALRNYFSVSDISEVRIEGLETLDYFDNLMQRQRYTEQADAITFDGEVVPSSQIDRVYLSTPTKIAIIDHEKKRTFVLRKEGMGDSAVWNPWDKKAKALPDMGDEDFKIMLCVDSAAIETPVTLKPLEEWKGRQELSAVSSSYCSGQLDPRKVLHGFS, via the exons ATGCCGGTCAACATGATTAACGATGCCGATGGATCACCCCGAGTTATACTGTCTGAACCTACCGGATCCACTGCCGAG GTGCTTCTCTATGGTGGGCAGGTTGTGTCATGGAAGAATGAAAGAAGGGAAGAACTTCTATTCGTAACCAAAAAG GCTCTTTGGAAACCATCTAAAGCCGTTAGGGGTGGAATACCCATCTACTTCCCTCAG TTTGCAAATTTTGGTCCGCTGGAGCGTCATGGTTTTGCAAGGAACAGATTATGGTCACTGGACCCCTCTCCTTCGCCTCTGTCTCCAGCTAATAATCAGTCAACGGTGGATCTCATTCTGAGATGTACAGAAGATGACCTAAAAGCTTGGCCCCACAG ATTTGAGTTGCGGCTGCGGATTTCTCTCAGTGCTGGAAAACTCACTCTGATCCCTCGTGTGAGAAATACTGATAATAAGGCCTTCTCATTCACATTTGCTCTGCGCAACTACTTCTCTGTGTCTGATATCAG TGAAGTGCGCATTGAGGGCTTGGAGACGCTTGACTACTTCGACAATTTGATGCAGAGACAGAGGTATACGGAGCAGGCTGATGCAATTACTTTTGATGGTGAG GTTGTGCCTTCATCACAGATTGACCGCGTTTATCTTAGCACGCCTACAAAAATTGCCATAATTGACCATGAGAAGAAGAGAACTTTTGTGCTACGTAAAGAAGGCATGGGAGATTCAG CTGTTTGGAACCCTTGGGACAAAAAAGCGAAGGCTCTACCAGATATGGGCGATGAGGATTTCAAAATTATGTTGTGTGTAGATTCTGCTGCTATAGAAACTCCTGTTACCTTGAAGCCCTTGGAAGAATGGAAGGGACGTCAAGAGCTGTCAGCTGTGTCCTCTAGTTATTGCAGTGGACAGCTTGATCCTCGAAAAGTCTTACATGGTTTCAGCTGA
- the LOC113722984 gene encoding putative glucose-6-phosphate 1-epimerase isoform X3: MPVNMINDADGSPRVILSEPTGSTAEVLLYGGQVVSWKNERREELLFVTKKALWKPSKAVRGGIPIYFPQFANFGPLERHGFARNRLWSLDPSPSPLSPANNQSTVDLILRCTEDDLKAWPHRFELRLRISLSAGKLTLIPRVRNTDNKAFSFTFALRNYFSVSDISLICSEVRIEGLETLDYFDNLMQRQRYTEQADAITFDGEIDRVYLSTPTKIAIIDHEKKRTFVLRKEGMGDSAVWNPWDKKAKALPDMGDEDFKIMLCVDSAAIETPVTLKPLEEWKGRQELSAVSSSYCSGQLDPRKVLHGFS; encoded by the exons ATGCCGGTCAACATGATTAACGATGCCGATGGATCACCCCGAGTTATACTGTCTGAACCTACCGGATCCACTGCCGAG GTGCTTCTCTATGGTGGGCAGGTTGTGTCATGGAAGAATGAAAGAAGGGAAGAACTTCTATTCGTAACCAAAAAG GCTCTTTGGAAACCATCTAAAGCCGTTAGGGGTGGAATACCCATCTACTTCCCTCAG TTTGCAAATTTTGGTCCGCTGGAGCGTCATGGTTTTGCAAGGAACAGATTATGGTCACTGGACCCCTCTCCTTCGCCTCTGTCTCCAGCTAATAATCAGTCAACGGTGGATCTCATTCTGAGATGTACAGAAGATGACCTAAAAGCTTGGCCCCACAG ATTTGAGTTGCGGCTGCGGATTTCTCTCAGTGCTGGAAAACTCACTCTGATCCCTCGTGTGAGAAATACTGATAATAAGGCCTTCTCATTCACATTTGCTCTGCGCAACTACTTCTCTGTGTCTGATATCAG TTTGATTTGCAGTGAAGTGCGCATTGAGGGCTTGGAGACGCTTGACTACTTCGACAATTTGATGCAGAGACAGAGGTATACGGAGCAGGCTGATGCAATTACTTTTGATGGTGAG ATTGACCGCGTTTATCTTAGCACGCCTACAAAAATTGCCATAATTGACCATGAGAAGAAGAGAACTTTTGTGCTACGTAAAGAAGGCATGGGAGATTCAG CTGTTTGGAACCCTTGGGACAAAAAAGCGAAGGCTCTACCAGATATGGGCGATGAGGATTTCAAAATTATGTTGTGTGTAGATTCTGCTGCTATAGAAACTCCTGTTACCTTGAAGCCCTTGGAAGAATGGAAGGGACGTCAAGAGCTGTCAGCTGTGTCCTCTAGTTATTGCAGTGGACAGCTTGATCCTCGAAAAGTCTTACATGGTTTCAGCTGA
- the LOC113722984 gene encoding putative glucose-6-phosphate 1-epimerase isoform X1, with the protein MPVNMINDADGSPRVILSEPTGSTAEVLLYGGQVVSWKNERREELLFVTKKALWKPSKAVRGGIPIYFPQFANFGPLERHGFARNRLWSLDPSPSPLSPANNQSTVDLILRCTEDDLKAWPHRFELRLRISLSAGKLTLIPRVRNTDNKAFSFTFALRNYFSVSDISLICSEVRIEGLETLDYFDNLMQRQRYTEQADAITFDGEVVPSSQIDRVYLSTPTKIAIIDHEKKRTFVLRKEGMGDSAVWNPWDKKAKALPDMGDEDFKIMLCVDSAAIETPVTLKPLEEWKGRQELSAVSSSYCSGQLDPRKVLHGFS; encoded by the exons ATGCCGGTCAACATGATTAACGATGCCGATGGATCACCCCGAGTTATACTGTCTGAACCTACCGGATCCACTGCCGAG GTGCTTCTCTATGGTGGGCAGGTTGTGTCATGGAAGAATGAAAGAAGGGAAGAACTTCTATTCGTAACCAAAAAG GCTCTTTGGAAACCATCTAAAGCCGTTAGGGGTGGAATACCCATCTACTTCCCTCAG TTTGCAAATTTTGGTCCGCTGGAGCGTCATGGTTTTGCAAGGAACAGATTATGGTCACTGGACCCCTCTCCTTCGCCTCTGTCTCCAGCTAATAATCAGTCAACGGTGGATCTCATTCTGAGATGTACAGAAGATGACCTAAAAGCTTGGCCCCACAG ATTTGAGTTGCGGCTGCGGATTTCTCTCAGTGCTGGAAAACTCACTCTGATCCCTCGTGTGAGAAATACTGATAATAAGGCCTTCTCATTCACATTTGCTCTGCGCAACTACTTCTCTGTGTCTGATATCAG TTTGATTTGCAGTGAAGTGCGCATTGAGGGCTTGGAGACGCTTGACTACTTCGACAATTTGATGCAGAGACAGAGGTATACGGAGCAGGCTGATGCAATTACTTTTGATGGTGAG GTTGTGCCTTCATCACAGATTGACCGCGTTTATCTTAGCACGCCTACAAAAATTGCCATAATTGACCATGAGAAGAAGAGAACTTTTGTGCTACGTAAAGAAGGCATGGGAGATTCAG CTGTTTGGAACCCTTGGGACAAAAAAGCGAAGGCTCTACCAGATATGGGCGATGAGGATTTCAAAATTATGTTGTGTGTAGATTCTGCTGCTATAGAAACTCCTGTTACCTTGAAGCCCTTGGAAGAATGGAAGGGACGTCAAGAGCTGTCAGCTGTGTCCTCTAGTTATTGCAGTGGACAGCTTGATCCTCGAAAAGTCTTACATGGTTTCAGCTGA
- the LOC140007569 gene encoding chalcone isomerase-like protein 1: protein MPTAVDEVTAKTEMVEIEPNTGLALKTATNEEKANDEPEAKISTGEAPKPKDMQQKNEPGDPDDAKSQKVGEEKEPECHKEQEADVPVEVEPKTGVSFPVKLNDGKQLEAVGLRKKSMLGLGIKIYAFGIYADNDQLKALVRDKIGKAPAKPTKEMYHMVIDSDVGTIVRLVIVFSSLTMSMVRKNFDEGLGAAIKKLTGGKKEELTKMIMGEASDDIKLIPGSEIEISRLPGYILQTKVMGEVVSNVQSELLCRAYMYLYLGDDPFDKEAKDKFGSSLLHLF, encoded by the exons ATGCCGACGGCAGTTGATGAGGTTACTGCAAAGACTGAGATGGTTGAAATTGAACCAAACACCGGCCTTGCTCTGAAGACAGCAACGAATGAGGAGAAAGCAAATGATGAGCCGGAGGCCAAAATTTCCACCGGTGAGGCACCTAAACCGAAAGACATGCAGCAGAAAAACGAACCCGGAGATCCAGACGACGCAAAGAGCCAGAAAGTTGGGGAAGAGAAGGAGCCCGAATGCCACAAAGAGCAAGAAGCGGACGTGCCAGTTGAAGTTGAACCAAAGACGGGCGTTTCTTTTCCAGTTAAGTTGAACGATGGGAAGCAATTGGAAGCTGTTGGTTTGAGGAAGAAGAGCATGCTTGGCTTGGGAATCAAAATTTATGCATTTG GAATATATGCGGACAATGACCAACTGAAAGCTCTTGTTAGGGACAAAATTGGAAAAGCACCTGCCAAGCCGACCAAGGAAATGTACCACATGGTTATTGATAGTGATGTCGGAACGATTGTGCGCTTGGTCATAGTCTTCTCAAGCCTTACCATGAGCATGGTGCGTAAAAATTTCGATGAAGGTCTAGGAGCTGCAATCAAGAAACTCACCGGCGGAAAGAAAGAAGAGCTGACAAAAAT GATCATGGGTGAAGCATCAGATGATATCAAGCTCATACCTGGTTCGGAAATTGAGATCTCCAGGCTTCCAGGTtacatcctacaaacaaaaG TGATGGGCGAGGTTGTCAGCAACGTTCAAAGTGAGCTCCTCTGCAGGGCTTACATGTACCTGTACCTGGGAGATGATCCTTTTGACAAAGAAGCCAAGGACAAGTTTGGAAGCTCGTTGCTCCATCTCTTCTAA
- the LOC113722984 gene encoding putative glucose-6-phosphate 1-epimerase isoform X5 translates to MHVLLYGGQVVSWKNERREELLFVTKKALWKPSKAVRGGIPIYFPQFANFGPLERHGFARNRLWSLDPSPSPLSPANNQSTVDLILRCTEDDLKAWPHRFELRLRISLSAGKLTLIPRVRNTDNKAFSFTFALRNYFSVSDISLICSEVRIEGLETLDYFDNLMQRQRYTEQADAITFDGEVVPSSQIDRVYLSTPTKIAIIDHEKKRTFVLRKEGMGDSAVWNPWDKKAKALPDMGDEDFKIMLCVDSAAIETPVTLKPLEEWKGRQELSAVSSSYCSGQLDPRKVLHGFS, encoded by the exons ATGCAC GTGCTTCTCTATGGTGGGCAGGTTGTGTCATGGAAGAATGAAAGAAGGGAAGAACTTCTATTCGTAACCAAAAAG GCTCTTTGGAAACCATCTAAAGCCGTTAGGGGTGGAATACCCATCTACTTCCCTCAG TTTGCAAATTTTGGTCCGCTGGAGCGTCATGGTTTTGCAAGGAACAGATTATGGTCACTGGACCCCTCTCCTTCGCCTCTGTCTCCAGCTAATAATCAGTCAACGGTGGATCTCATTCTGAGATGTACAGAAGATGACCTAAAAGCTTGGCCCCACAG ATTTGAGTTGCGGCTGCGGATTTCTCTCAGTGCTGGAAAACTCACTCTGATCCCTCGTGTGAGAAATACTGATAATAAGGCCTTCTCATTCACATTTGCTCTGCGCAACTACTTCTCTGTGTCTGATATCAG TTTGATTTGCAGTGAAGTGCGCATTGAGGGCTTGGAGACGCTTGACTACTTCGACAATTTGATGCAGAGACAGAGGTATACGGAGCAGGCTGATGCAATTACTTTTGATGGTGAG GTTGTGCCTTCATCACAGATTGACCGCGTTTATCTTAGCACGCCTACAAAAATTGCCATAATTGACCATGAGAAGAAGAGAACTTTTGTGCTACGTAAAGAAGGCATGGGAGATTCAG CTGTTTGGAACCCTTGGGACAAAAAAGCGAAGGCTCTACCAGATATGGGCGATGAGGATTTCAAAATTATGTTGTGTGTAGATTCTGCTGCTATAGAAACTCCTGTTACCTTGAAGCCCTTGGAAGAATGGAAGGGACGTCAAGAGCTGTCAGCTGTGTCCTCTAGTTATTGCAGTGGACAGCTTGATCCTCGAAAAGTCTTACATGGTTTCAGCTGA
- the LOC140007567 gene encoding SUPPRESSOR OF GAMMA RESPONSE 1-like → MARSWVIDSRGLATKVKNAVLPTAHQIKDCGANRECPKCHYIIDNSDICHEWPGLPAGVKFDPSDAELLEHLAAKCGVGNSESHKFIDEFIPTLEGDEGICYTHPENLPGAKKDGSTVHFFYRTTNAYATGQRKRRKIHIENSLINEQVRWHKTGKTKTVMDNGIQKGCKKIMVLYRTSKRGSKPDKSKWVMHQYHLGSDEDEKEGQYVVSKIFYQQHKQVDNNDTSIKIEQSDNHDALLTTEQSDKHNAYDGSPSILDYDIGTSRTSPRTPKIVAPDPPRPGETPSFDDATDDYSMQPSFQEMGFVKEALNSSSSDAQVKDKTEHNTWLAGESQAADVNGVDELLLCNEIIDSSILSGDFGLDGGPFGGLTRNTNDVPQVVGSSACGIAELENLELDSPPDFQLGDLNFGSQDSVFSWLDKL, encoded by the exons ATGGCAAG GTCTTGGGTTATTGATAGCAGAGGACTTGCAACAAAGGTGAAAAATGCCGTTCTGCCCACTGCACATCAAATCAAAGATTGTGGAGCAAATCGTGAATGCCCAAAGTGTCACTATATAATTGATAACAGTGAt ATTTGTCATGAATGGCCTGGCTTGCCTGCTGGTGTAAAGTTTGACCCATCTGATGCAGAGTTATTAGAACACTTGGCAGCAAAATGTGGGGTAGGAAACTCGGAGTCCCACAAGTTCATTGATGAGTTCATTCCAACACTTGAGGGTGATGAAGGAATATGTTATACTCATCCTGAAAATCTTCCAG GTGCTAAGAAAGACGGAAGCACTGTCCACTTCTTCTACCGTACTACAAATGCATATGCAACTGGCCAGCGGAAGCGTCGTAAAATTCATATCGAAAATAGCTTGATAAACGAGCAAGTCCGCTGGCATAAGACTGGTAAAACCAAAACTGTTATGGACAATGGGATCCAAAAAGGATGTAAGAAGATAATGGTTCTCTACCGAACTTCAAAAAGAGGTTCCAAACCTGATAAGTCTAAATGGGTTATGCATCAGTATCATCTAGGAAGTGATGAAGATGAAAAAGAAGGACAATATGTGGTTTCCAAGATTTTCTATCAGCAGCACAAGCAAGTGGATAATAATGATACTTCCATAAAAATTGAGCAGAGTGATAACCATGATGCTTTATTAACAACCGAGCAAAGTGATAAACATAATGCTTATGATGGTTCTCCATCAATTTTGGATTATGATATTGGGACGTCTCGAACCAGTCCCAGGACTCCTAAGATAGTTGCTCCTGACCCACCTCGTCCTGGTGAAACCCCTTCCTTTGATGATGCCACAGATGATTATTCAATGCAACCATCTTTTCAG GAGATGGGCTTTGTCAAAGAAGCATTGAATTCTTCTTCGTctgatgctcaagtaaaagataagacagAACACAACACTTGGTTGGCTGGAGAATCCCAGGCTGCTGACGTAAATGGTGTGGATGAGCTGCTCTTATGCAATGAGATTATTGATTCATCGATCCTTTCCGGTGATTTTGGACTTGATGGTGGGCCTTTCGGCGGTCTTACTCGCAATACAAATGATGTGCCACAAGTTGTTGGGAGCTCTGCCTGTGGAATAGCTGAACTTGAGAACTTGGAACTGGATTCTCCACCGGACTTTCAGCTTGGG GATCTGAATTTTGGTTCTCAAGACAGTGTTTTTAGTTGGCTGGACAAATTatag
- the LOC113722981 gene encoding serine/threonine-protein kinase STY13-like — protein MGDGYYSVGEFSLDPKWLIDPKLLFVGPKIGEGAHAKVYEGKYKNQNVAIKVHKGETPEEIAKRDARFAREVAMLSRVQHKNLVKFIGACKEPVMVIVTELLLGGTLRKYLLDLRPRCLDTRVAMGFALDIARAMECLHSHGIIHRDLKPENLLLTADRKTVKLADFGLAREESLTEMMTAETGTYRWMAPELYSTVTLRHGEKKHYNHKVDAYSFAIVLWELILNKLPFEGMSNLQAAYAAAFKNVRPSADDLPGDLPSIVTSCWEEDPNARPNFTQIIQMLLHYLSTISPPEPVIPARIFTSENAILPPESPGTSSLMAKRDDAGETPKTAMDGKPRGLFFCFDQCC, from the exons ATGGGAGATGGGTATTACTCGGTGGGAGAATTCAGTTTGGACCCAAAATGGTTGATTGATCCGAAGCTTCTTTTTGTTGGTCCGAAGATTGGAGAAGGTGCTCATGCCAAAGTCTACGAGGGAAA aTATAAAAACCAGAATGTTGCTATCAAAGTTCACAAAGGGGAGACACCAGAGGAGATTGCCAAGAGGGACGCCCGATTTGCGAGAGAGGTTGCCATGTTATCTAGAGTCCAACATAAGAACTTAGTGAAG TTTATTGGAGCTTGCAAAGAGCCTGTCATGGTGATTGTAACTGAACTTCTTCTTGGTGGGACACTAAGGAAATACTTGCTTGATTTGCGCCCAAGATGCTTGGATACGCGCGTTGCAATGGGGTTTGCACTTGATATAGCTCGTGCCATGGAATGTTTACACTCTCATGGGATCATACATCGCGATTTAAAACCTG AAAACTTGCTCCTGACAGCGGATCGTAAAACTGTTAAACTGGCTGATTTTGGCTTGGCAAGAGAGGAGTCATTGACAGAGATGATGACTGCTGAGACTGGAACTTATCGCTGGATGGCTCCAGAG CTTTACAGCACAGTCACATTGAGGCATGGAGAGAAAAAGCATTATAACCACAAGGTGGATGCTTATAGTTTTGCAATTGTGCTTTGGGAACTTATCCTCAACAAGTTGCCATTCGAAGGAATGTCAAATCTGCAGGCAGCTTATGCTGCAGCTTTCAAG AATGTGAGGCCAAGTGCTGATGATCTTCCGGGGGATTTGCCTTCAATTGTGACTTCATGTTGGGAAGAGGATCCCAATGCCCGGCCTAACTTCACTCAAATAATACAAATGCTTCTGCATTATCTGTCAACAATTTCACCACCAGAACCTGTCATACCAGCCCGGATTTTCACTTCTGAGAATGCTATCTTGCCACCAGAGTCTCCAGGCACTAGCTCCTTGATGGCAAAAAGGGACGACGCTGGAGAAACCCCAAAGACCGCGATGGATGGCAAGCCAAGAGGTTTGTTCTTCTGTTTTGACCAGTGCTGCTAA
- the LOC113722984 gene encoding putative glucose-6-phosphate 1-epimerase isoform X4, with translation MPVNMINDADGSPRVILSEPTGSTAEVLLYGGQVVSWKNERREELLFVTKKALWKPSKAVRGGIPIYFPQFANFGPLERHGFARNRLWSLDPSPSPLSPANNQSTVDLILRCTEDDLKAWPHRFELRLRISLSAGKLTLIPRVRNTDNKAFSFTFALRNYFSVSDISEVRIEGLETLDYFDNLMQRQRYTEQADAITFDGEIDRVYLSTPTKIAIIDHEKKRTFVLRKEGMGDSAVWNPWDKKAKALPDMGDEDFKIMLCVDSAAIETPVTLKPLEEWKGRQELSAVSSSYCSGQLDPRKVLHGFS, from the exons ATGCCGGTCAACATGATTAACGATGCCGATGGATCACCCCGAGTTATACTGTCTGAACCTACCGGATCCACTGCCGAG GTGCTTCTCTATGGTGGGCAGGTTGTGTCATGGAAGAATGAAAGAAGGGAAGAACTTCTATTCGTAACCAAAAAG GCTCTTTGGAAACCATCTAAAGCCGTTAGGGGTGGAATACCCATCTACTTCCCTCAG TTTGCAAATTTTGGTCCGCTGGAGCGTCATGGTTTTGCAAGGAACAGATTATGGTCACTGGACCCCTCTCCTTCGCCTCTGTCTCCAGCTAATAATCAGTCAACGGTGGATCTCATTCTGAGATGTACAGAAGATGACCTAAAAGCTTGGCCCCACAG ATTTGAGTTGCGGCTGCGGATTTCTCTCAGTGCTGGAAAACTCACTCTGATCCCTCGTGTGAGAAATACTGATAATAAGGCCTTCTCATTCACATTTGCTCTGCGCAACTACTTCTCTGTGTCTGATATCAG TGAAGTGCGCATTGAGGGCTTGGAGACGCTTGACTACTTCGACAATTTGATGCAGAGACAGAGGTATACGGAGCAGGCTGATGCAATTACTTTTGATGGTGAG ATTGACCGCGTTTATCTTAGCACGCCTACAAAAATTGCCATAATTGACCATGAGAAGAAGAGAACTTTTGTGCTACGTAAAGAAGGCATGGGAGATTCAG CTGTTTGGAACCCTTGGGACAAAAAAGCGAAGGCTCTACCAGATATGGGCGATGAGGATTTCAAAATTATGTTGTGTGTAGATTCTGCTGCTATAGAAACTCCTGTTACCTTGAAGCCCTTGGAAGAATGGAAGGGACGTCAAGAGCTGTCAGCTGTGTCCTCTAGTTATTGCAGTGGACAGCTTGATCCTCGAAAAGTCTTACATGGTTTCAGCTGA
- the LOC140004359 gene encoding ribosomal RNA-processing protein 8 isoform X1: MTEEERRGIINQQQRSRKRKRGKRHRRKQQVAGDSPPPSLEQTLNANTKNRSSPAAAVVKCNSKARIFSSSFLDKMKAKLSGGHFRMINEKLYTCTGQEAFNYFKEDPALFNMYHAGYQEQMSHWPEQPVNVITKWLKDHSPSLIVADFGCGDACLARNVKNKVFSLDLISKDSSVIACDMSNTPLDSSSVDVAVFCLSLMGTNYSSFILEAHRVLKPRGWLLIAEVKSRFDPSTGGADPNKFSKAICQLGFTALSKDFSNKMFILLYFKKKEDEKLNVNEIRWPGLKPCLYKRR, encoded by the exons ATGACGGAGGAGGAACGGCGAGGAATAATAAACCAACAGCAACGGAGCCGAAAACGGAAGAGGGGGAAGCGTCACCGCCGAAAGCAGCAGGTGGCCGGCGattctcctcctccttctctCGAGCAGACCCTTAACGCTAATACTAAGAATCGGTCTTCTCCAGCTGCTGCTGTTGTTAAGTGCAATTCCAAAGCAAGAATCTTCTCGTCTTCGTTCCTCGACAAG ATGAAAGCGAAGTTATCAGGAGGACACTTTCGCATGATTAATGAGAAACTCTACACTTGCAC TGGACAGGAGGCATTCAACTATTTCAAAGAAGATCCGGCATTGTTCAATATG TATCATGCAGGATATCAAGAACAAATGTCACATTGGCCTGAACAGCCAGTTAATGTAATCACAAAGTGGTTAAAGGATCACAGCCCATCTTTAATCGTTGCTGATTTTGGCTGTG GGGATGCATGTCTTGCAAGAAATGTTAAGAATAAAGTCTTCTCCCTTGATCTCATTTCCAAGGACTCATCAGTGATTGCTTGTGATATGTCGAAT ACTCCTCTTGATTCTTCATCCGTTGATGTTGCAGTATTTTGTCTCTCTTTGATGGGAACTAACTACTCAAGTTTTATTCTGGAAGCACACAGAGTTCTTAAGCCGCG TGGGTGGCTTTTGATTGCAGAAGTGAAGAGCAGGTTTGACCCCAGTACCGGCGGAGCAGatccaaacaaattttcaaaagcaataTGCCAACTGGGATTCACCGCCTTGTCAAAG GACTTCTCCAACAAAATGTTTATACTGCTATACTTCAAGAAAAAG GAAGACGAAAAGCTAAACGTAAATGAAATCAGATGGCCTGGACTGAAGCCATGTTTGTACAAGCGTCGATGA